One window from the genome of Plasmodium relictum strain SGS1 genome assembly, chromosome: 12 encodes:
- a CDS encoding CPW-WPC family protein, whose amino-acid sequence MNRYNLFMIIIALIGIDTIFCIPSNQNKNSKVESVLSSSGLLKNVVKHSPKISEEEIKESEIKIIKKAHEEENKKLEKLEKCIKDYTLSCPKYWKKNVIENGKTICIASSEYNGFCEPNQSFEYFTESDKMNFEISCNVEWPCKSSTSKDVCEDGKRDYNEPCPDGFLIQEDNSCKADITVYRGMCNNSNIKFTHMTDEEKEKWSIACEAYWPCYKECSSEEFLSNCPKNWQELNLFECIPTQKYKGACKGKKNFKYFTESMKKDFEEKCKTRFLCMSSCEKDYEQDCPMNWLKEKGYCLAPEAFDLCNRRKLSNENLTTKDKQFFEKECSVNWPCKKKDFCEMDWNYECPENWEKEYSKNQKEKYICKSPSSYKGKCNNIFLTNNYDEYTKREIASNCNSPWPCIDQKKNSHPIEYKKSIQDNSTNDINGPITQEGRIYEKKKKYIIEDRNNSDLFDIMM is encoded by the coding sequence atGAATAGATATAATCTTTTTATGATCATTATAGCATTAATTGGAATTGATactattttttgtattccttcaaatcaaaataaaaatagtaaagtTGAAAGTGTGTTAAGTTCCAGTGggcttttaaaaaatgttgtAAAACATTCACCCAAAATAAgtgaagaagaaataaaagaaagtgaaattaaaataataaaaaaagctcatgaagaagaaaataaaaagttagaAAAACTAGAAAAGTGCATAAAAGATTATACATTATCTTGTCCAAAATAttggaaaaaaaatgttattgaAAATGGGAAAACTATATGCATAGCTAGTTCTGAATACAACGGATTTTGTGAACCAAATCAGTCATTTGAATATTTTACAGAAAGTGATAAAATGAATTTTGAGATAAGTTGTAATGTTGAATGGCCATGTAAAAGCAGTACATCAAAAGATGTGTGTGAAGATGGAAAAAGGGATTATAATGAACCATGTCCTGATGGTTTTTTAATCCAAGAAGACAATAGTTGTAAGGCAGATATTACTGTTTATAGAGGTATGTGCAATAATAGTAATATCAAATTTACACATATGACggatgaagaaaaagaaaaatggaGTATTGCTTGTGAAGCTTATTGGCCCTGTTATAAAGAATGCTCTTCTGAAGAATTTCTTTCTAACTGCCCAAAAAATTGGCaagaattaaatttatttgaatGTATACCAactcaaaaatataaaggagcttgtaaaggaaaaaaaaattttaaatattttacagAATCAATGAAGAAAGATTTTGAAGAAAAATGTAAAACAAGATTTTTATGTATGAGTTCTTGTGAAAAAGATTATGAACAAGATTGTCCAATGAATTggttaaaagaaaaaggataCTGTTTAGCTCCAGAAGCATTTGATTTATGCAACAGAAGAAAGTTATCTAATGAAAATTTGACAACTAAAGATAAacaattttttgaaaaagaaTGCTCAGTAAATTGGccttgtaaaaaaaaagatttctGTGAAATGGATTGGAATTATGAATGCCCAGAAAATTGGGAAAAagaatattcaaaaaatcaaaaagaaAAGTATATTTGTAAATCTCCTTCTTCATATAAGGGAAAAtgtaataacatttttttaacaaataaTTATGACGAATATACGAAAAGAGAAATAGCTTCAAACTGCAATTCCCCCTGGCCATGTATtgatcaaaaaaaaaattctcatcctatagaatataaaaaaagtattcaAGATAATTCTacaaatgatataaatgGCCCAATAACACAAGAGGGAagaatttatgaaaaaaaaaaaaaatacataattgAAGATCGAAATAACTCTGATTTGTTTGATATTATGAtgtaa
- the SP21 gene encoding signal peptidase 21 kDa subunit, putative, producing MDFLKEQYNTLLLDLKKTFRNTRDGISHVLNVACLLLNALMIWKLLVICTGCESPVVVVLSGSMEPGYYRGDTLTLYYPPKIHAGDVVVYQVNGRDIPIVHRILNMHVSKDDKFHILSKGDNNNIDDRGLYEPNQYWLENEHVLGLSVGYAPYIGILTIWINEYPSMKWFIVSIMLLMILLGYE from the exons atggaTTTCTTAAAGGAGCAATATAACACCTTACTGTTAGATCTTAAAAAGACATTTAGAAATACAAGAGATGGGATTTCACACGTATTAAATGTCGCATGTTTGTTACTAAATGCATTGATGATTTGGAAACTTTTAGTCATATGCACag GTTGTGAATCACCAGTAGTTGTAGTATTGAGTGGAAGTATGGAACCTGGATATTATAGAGGAGATACATTGACATTGTATTATCCACCTAAAATACATGCTGGTGATGTTGTAGTTTATCAAGTAAATGGAAGAGATATACCGATTGTTCACAGAATATTAAATATGCATGTATCAAAAGATGAtaaatttcatatattatCAAAAGGagacaataataatattgatgATAGAGGTTTGTATGAGCCTAATCAATATTGGCTTGAAAATGAACACGTACTCGGTCTTTCAGTTGGTTATGCACCTTATATTGGTATTTTAACTATATGGATAAATGAATATCCTTCTATGAAGTGGTTTATTGTTTCAATTATGCTTCTGATGATACTGCTAGGCtatgaataa
- a CDS encoding DEAD box helicase, putative, with the protein MYINFCREYNNIGIYELYKEQIECLKNIFVNEEIENNLKNKNNEEFSVPRKNENVNFILDSDFFLPLEKSEIKDIKCLYFKDNKANESFSDKSNEYKNYTCNNNTFYKNFLFNIPTGMGKTIIYDILIIRSILYKGYRIVLTLPTVSLINEKSDYYEKLLGKNTVSLNIKKFNSLNFTGYSYNISTDIALCTYEQANIIINIIIKNNLKCNYIFIIDEIHYINDMHRGFLIETLLTKIKFIQKNYENLFYIRTYGFSATLSNIDQLGDWLNAKVYVSKEKLQKIKYLYKIKNVIYKDININEIERKLDNPVLLDPDHLVYLVSEELILKRNVLIFCPTRDKTEKIALFISNIIPYYLKNKSYNMNNELLDKRIYLINELKKLDIKTENLEKLILNGIFYHHSQLNKNEKEIIENSFKNNILFCLCCTTTLSVGVNLNVHTIIIRSLRLGNNFLTKDQITQMAGRCGRIKKVLEKKNIDMSNYIDNEIYECKTKDLSNNRNDYSIYDYDQDCDGKVIIFLNHCDKNYLEKIFNHNFEMYRLETKLNNFNLCKFILEFIHLDLIKTKKDMFDLLFFYTLKFFKIENRRDKEKIMQEIRQAFQYLFENKLITIPYEKEQSYYHYLFAKLYNLNLYQMSNFFNFHLLNQTVNVNILMNCDLTQKKEFFRKLIENYKYIETKKEEKHFFTLPFITILLIFEDKKLNKNLFQNLFVQLIKYLFIININNDQCNFYVYDILNEEDNISCTELSSCFYSIFNVFDFIFSYSLIQFIYIKGTHNEYPLQILFLIELYININMFFFFFFFFKGFPTDSLLMIFVFCMNSEISLKIHFDIYEEILKSNDNINKIFQYFGLHNIKLQKFKLKKMDDLYDTSLKFLKGEINIDKIYENLEWIKIKRFYFSLIVYDLFNEDLNAISNKYRLKTKEIKNLYIESCHILSFNYKILRNFKNSLDIFCIVLENLLLKMKSKNFLFNF; encoded by the exons atgtatataaatttttgtagAGAATACAATAATATAGgaatatatgaattatataaagaacaaattgaatgtttaaaaaacatatttgtaaatgaagaaattgaaaataacttgaaaaataaaaataatgaagaatttTCTGTTCctagaaaaaatgaaaatgtaaattttatattagatTCAGATTTTTTTCTACCTTTAGAGAAATCTGAAATAAAGGATATTAAATGTTTATActttaaagataataaagCAAATGAAAGTTTTAGTGATAAATCGAacgaatataaaaattatacttGTAACAATAatacattttataaaaattttttatttaatataccAACAGGTATGGGTAAGACAATAATTTatgatattttaattattagaTCTATCTTATATAAAGGATATAGAATAGTTTTAACTTTGCCAACAGTATCattaattaatgaaaaaagtgATTATTATGAAAAGTTACTTGGAAAAAATACTGtatcattaaatataaagaaatttaatagtttaaattttactggatattcatataatataTCAACAGATATTGCCTTGTGTACATATGAACAAgcaaatattataataaatataattattaagaataatttaaaatgcaattacatatttattattgaTGAAATTCATTACATAAATGATATGCATAGAGGATTTCTCATTGAAACGTTATTAACTAAAATTAAGTtcattcaaaaaaattatgaaaaccttttttatataagaacATATGGTTTCTCAGCAACACTATCAAATATCGATCAg ttaggGGACTGGTTAAATGCTAAAGTATATGTAAGTAAAGagaaattacaaaaaataaaatatctttataaaataaaaaatgtaatttataaagatataaatataaatgaaattgaAAGAAAATTAGATAATCCAGTTTTACTTGATCCAGATCATTTAGTTTATTTAGTAAGTgaagaattaattttaaaaaggaatgttttaatattttgCCCTACTAGAGATAAAACTGAAAAGATTGCTTTGTTCATAAGTAATATAATACCTTATTACTTAAAGAATAAAAGTTATAACATGAATAATGAATTACTggataaaagaatatatttgataaatgaattaaaaaaattagatataaaaacagaaaatttagaaaaattaattttaaatgggattttttatcatcattCTCAActgaataaaaatgaaaaagaaattattgaaaattcttttaaaaacaaCATTCTATTTTGCTTATGTTGCACAACTACTTTATCAGTAGGAGTTAATCTTAATGTTCATACGATAATTATTAGGAGTTTAAGATTAggcaataattttttaacaaaagATCAAATTACTCAAATGGCTGGTAGATGTGGAAGGATAAAAAAAGtactagaaaaaaaaaatattgatatgAGTAATTATATTGATAATGAAATTTATGAATGTAAAACAAAAGATTTAAGTAATAATAGAAATGATTATTCTATCTATGACTATGATCAGGATTGTGATGGGAAggttatcatttttttaaatcactGTGATAAGAATTATTTAGAAAAGATATTTAATCATAATTTTGAAATGTATAGACTAGAAAcgaaattaaataattttaatttatgtaaatttatattagaatttatacatttagacttaattaaaacaaaaaaagatatGTTTGATTTACTTTTCTTTTATacacttaaattttttaaaattgaaaatagacgtgataaagaaaaaattatgcaAGAAATAAGACAAGCATTTcaatatttatttgaaaataaattaattacaaTACCTTATGAAAAGGAACAGAGTTACTACCATTACTTATTTGCAAaactttataatttaaatttatatcaaatgagtaacttttttaattttcaccTTTTAAATCAAACTGTTAATGTTAATATACTAATGAATTGTGATCtaacacaaaaaaaagaatttttcaGAAAATTAATTGAGAATTATAAGTATATAGAAactaaaaaagaagaaaaacatttttttacacttccatttataacaattttattaatttttgaaGATAAgaaattaaacaaaaatttatttcaaaatttattcgttcaattaataaaatatttatttattattaatataaataatgatcaATGTAACTTCTATGTATATGATATTTTAAACGAAGAAGATAACATTTCATGCACTGAATTATCTTCTTGTTTTTATTCCATCTTTAATGtttttgattttattttcagTTATTCCTTAATtcaatttatatacataaaaggTACACACAATGAATATCCTTTacaaatattatttcttattgagttatatattaatataaatatgttttttttttttttttttttttttaaaggatTTCCCACAGATAGTTTATTAAtgatttttgttttttgtaTGAATTCAGAAATCTCTTTGAAAATCCATTTTGATATATatgaagaaatattaaaatcaaATGATAACATAAATAAGATTTTTCAGTATTTTGGTTTACAcaatataaaattacaaaagtttaaattaaaaaaaatggatgATCTTTACGATACTTCACTGAAATTTTTAAAGGGGga AATAAACatagataaaatatatgaaaatttagaatggataaaaataaaaagattttatttttctttaattgtTTATGATTTGTTCAACGAAGATTTAAATGCCATATCTAataa atacagattaaaaacaaaagaaataaaaaatttatatattgaaAGTTGTCatattctttcttttaattataaaattttgaggaattttaaaaattcttt ggacattttttgtattgttttagaaaatttactattgaaaatgaaatcaaaaaattttctttttaatttttaa
- a CDS encoding protein kinase, putative, translating to MSKWNFLRSKIIWPQEFCYVIENEGYENKFGYSYIVKYNGNIVHKNLKRNLNNIEKLLNITNDICMDIEEENNRHDSDDLEYDIDAAFSEMNKGNQIMLRLNDKKEFLQDKISKVNTINERFDIIIKNEPTFIFRLDWPFLDVESNYLTEHLKREFFKENMMKKKKKKSKNNKTSEEIKYKTYLYNIKIMESEESIIENREFFHCESNIENLKIYTIINEGKNIKNILYEYKEYCKNTYVYEEDESANEKENENEKKKEKEICYEKLSILPYSDIILLKKRYFDKEINIAGFLTPFILSGNIKNMIQNIDQYLKYEFDSKMIYKNLCNIIKLMDYLENHNIIHGNIKPTNLFISNDGYNLLIGNFIPKIKLVNFYFHVIHKKKKTPKYISPELLFYLNKKIEIVKTKKKKIKHIEKYFIKNDIFCLGLCFYYILTMKEDIINYIDSEQIFQFKVENLQKYITKPKLFFLLKDMLTYNHKHRPSWSTLLKLINDSKKKKKNDETN from the coding sequence ATGAGCAAATGGAATTTTTTAAGAAGCAAAATAATATGGCCTCAAGAATTTTGTTATGTGATTGAAAATGAAggttatgaaaataaatttggTTATAGTTATATTGTAAAATATAATGGAAACATAgttcataaaaatttaaaaaggaatttaaataatatagaaaaattattaaatattactaATGATATATGCATGGATATAGAAGAGGAAAACAATCGCCATGATTCAGATGATTTAGAATATGATATAGACGCTGCTTTCAGTGAAATGAATAAAGGCAATCAAATAATGCTAAgattaaatgataaaaaagaatttcttCAAGATAAAATTTCAAAAGTAAATACGATTAATGAAAGATttgatataataataaaaaacgAACCAACTTTTATATTTCGCTTAGATTGGCCATTTCTTGATGTTGAAAGTAATTATTTAACTGAACACTTAAAAAGAGAGTtctttaaagaaaatatgatgaaaaaaaaaaaaaaaaaaagtaaaaataataaaacaagtGAAGAAATAAAGTACAAAACTTATCTatacaatataaaaataatggaaAGTGAAGAAAGTATAATTGAAAATAGAGAGTTTTTCCATTGTGAATcaaatattgaaaatttaaaaatatatacaattaTTAATGAAGGAAAGAAcattaaaaacatattatatgaatataaagaatattgTAAAAATACATATGTTTATGAAGAAGACGAAAGTgcaaatgaaaaagaaaatgaaaatgaaaaaaaaaaagagaaggAAATTtgttatgaaaaattaagtaTTCTACCTTATAgtgatattattttattaaaaaaaagatattttgataaagaaattaatataGCTGGATTTTTAACTCCTTTTATTCTAAGTGGtaatataaagaatatgaTTCAAAACATCGATCagtatttaaaatatgaatttgATAGCAAAatgatttataaaaatttgtgCAATATCATAAAACTAATGGATTACTTAGAAAATCACAATATAATACATGGTAACATAAAACCAACTAATCTGTTCATTAGTAATGATGGCtacaatttattaatagGAAACTTTATTCCTAAAATAAAGCtagtaaatttttattttcatgtcatacataaaaaaaaaaaaactccaaaatatatttctccTGAactccttttttatttaaataaaaaaattgagattgtaaaaacaaaaaaaaaaaaaatcaaacatatagaaaaatattttatcaaaaatgATATTTTCTGCCTAGGGTTAtgcttttattatattttaactaTGAAAGaggatataataaattatattgatTCCGAACAAATCTTTCAATTTAAAGTAGAAAAtcttcaaaaatatataacaaaacctaaattattttttcttttaaaagaTATGTTAACTTATAATCATAAGCACAGGCCTTCATGGTCtactttattaaaattaattaatgatagtaaaaaaaaaaaaaaaaatgatgaaactaattaa
- a CDS encoding GPI transamidase subunit PIG-U, putative produces MDEIKKNKLLNYKKKSGCKYLVASCLICLIIRILIFLVLNVLEGSNYEYINKLINIDDNMNKGKSEMNNLIEYEYNKNEELKELEKYFQKNKRNNQLKQFLFKNDSMHYSFNSDIYNFKYIYESYILSKLYKDIYHSLIVRINPLFLKFIHFIIFKKLRFKNNILSSIGNYYEFRYYIFITAIDILIAIFLFLIVEKLMTWSTYFNYINQNKKEKWKLINSILLINIYLNNPLTILSNSFLSLDNFKLLIITISFYLTLLRINNFSKKCLSILNLFMIIFFNAILLYVSSFHFILIIIGINNFIIFINEKINKYEINENIKFSKLFHMLLKNIFLLLITLTTYFLLIYISSYVNANSMFFLNNTLINEYKILFLLPNLGNFWYIFSLMFKDYYYSFLFLFHFHVFLYPLPLFFRLVKTPLIYLKIMITIALVFQPNITVNDIVYSLLLLSIDYEKTIHTIPFVKLLIILLGNLSLFSVTINLWIKKNTGNANYVFFNQIVIFNIITYIMSNSLRFYIRVQTPKSQLEEGKCIFVSKRRKKFNILKVLKEKFE; encoded by the exons ATGGatgaaataaagaaaaataagttacttaattataaaaaaaaaagcggGTGTAAATATTTAGTTGCTAGTTGCCTTATTTGCTTGATAATaagaattttaatttttttagtattaaATGTACTAGAAGGAAGTAATTATGAATACATTAATAAGCTAATAAATATTGATGATAACATGAATAAAGGAAAAAGTGAAATGAACAATTTGATTGAgtatgaatataataaaaatgaggaATTAAAAGAGCTTGAGAAAtactttcaaaaaaataaaagaaataatcaattaaaacaatttttattcaaaaatgATTCTATgcattattcttttaattcagatatatataattttaaatatatatatgaaagcTATATATTAAGCAAATTGTATAAGGACATATACCATTCTTTAATAGTGAGAATTAATcctttatttttgaaatttattcattttattatttttaaaaaattgagatttaaaaataacatattaTCAAGTATCGGAAATTATTATGAATTTcgttattatatatttattactgcaatagatatattaatagctatttttttatttttaattgttgaaaaattaatgacGTGGAGTActtattttaattacataaaccaaaacaaaaaagaaaaatggaaattaattaattcaattttattaatcaatATTTACTTAAATAACCCTCTTACCATTTTATCAAATAGTTTTTTATCTCTTGACAATTTTAAGTTACTAATAATAACCATATCTTTTTATCTAACACttttaagaataaataatttttcaaagaaatgtttatctattcttaatttatttatgataatattttttaatgcaatacttttatatgtatcatcttttcattttatacTCATTATAATaggaataaataattttattatttttatcaatgaaaaaataaataaatatgaaatcaatgaaaatataaaattttctaagCTTTTTCATAtgctattaaaaaatatctttttactTCTTATTACGCTTACAACTTATTTTctgttaatatatatatcttcttATGTTAATGCAAACTCAATg ttctttttaaataatacattgattaatgaatataaaatattatttttattgccAAACTTAGGTAATTTTTggtatattttttctttg aTGTTTAAGGATTATTATTACTCTTTCTTGTTCTTGTTTCAT TTTCATGTGTTTCTATATCCTCTGCCTCTTTTTTTTCGTTTAGTGAAAACTCCGCTTATCTATTTAAAAATCATGATCACa attGCCTTAGTGTTCCAACCTAATATAACAGTTAATGATATAGTATATTCCTTg ctACTATTATCTATTGATTACGAAAAAACTATACATACTATTCCCTTTGTCAAACTA ttaataatattattaggGAATTTAAGTTTATTCTCTGTAACAATAAATTTatggataaaaaaaaacacagGAAATGCCAactatgttttttttaatcaaatagtgatttttaatataatta CTTATATTATGTCAAATAGTTTAAGATTTTATATTCGTGTGCAAACACCTAAAAGCCAATTAGAAGAAGGAAAATGCATATTCGTAtcaaaaagaagaaaaaaatttaatattttaaaagtactaaaagaaaaatttgaataa
- a CDS encoding elongation factor Tu, putative, with the protein MLRTKYNILNVFPKNNEKIKFGFNKLSHVLEANKLNNNTNKYKEIKKIKNYNFSKTINNDSNNSNNDNLKDFNKLINDNFIEKKNENLFKIFKKNFAIGVFERKKPHMNIGTIGHVDHGKTTLTAAITKVCSNLNRGTFKSYEEIDKTPEEQKRGITINATHVEYETEKRHYSHIDCPGHLDYIKNMITGTSQMDGSILVVSAYDGLMPQTKEHVLLSRQIGIEKMIVYLNKIDMCEDQELVDLVELEIRELLSFHKYDGDNVPFIKGSALKALNDDKSEYGVPSILKLLDACDNYIDEPKRKIDLPFLMSIDDVLQISGKGTVATGRVEQGMLKLNDQVEILGIKDKSIKTVITGIEMFRKTLDTAQAGDQIGVMLKNVKKNDISRGMVITKIANMKTYKKFESDMYVLKNEEGGRKNPFSSYYRPQAYIRTADVNCAVILNEDTQIANPGDNIKCTIELMYPLALDNGLRFSLREGGKTVASGVITKLL; encoded by the coding sequence ATGTTAAGAACAAAATATAACATTCTAAATGTATTTCCGAAGaacaatgaaaaaataaaatttggttttaataaattaagcCATGTATTAGAagcaaataaattaaataacaaTACTAACAAATataaggaaataaaaaaaataaagaattataattttagcaaaacaattaataacgatagtaataatagcaataatgataatttaaaagatttcaataaattaataaatgataactttattgaaaagaaaaatgagaatttatttaaaatatttaaaaaaaattttgcgATAGGAGTATTTGAAAGAAAAAAGCCACATATGAATATAGGAACTATTGGTCATGTTGATCATGGTAAGACTACATTAACAGCAGCAATAACAAAAGTTTGTTCAAATTTGAATAGAGGAACCTTTAAATCATATGAAGAAATAGATAAAACTCCAGAAGAACAAAAAAGAGGAATAACAATTAATGCTACACATGTAGAATATGAAACTGAAAAAAGACATTACAGTCATATTGATTGCCCTGGACATTTagattatattaaaaacatGATTACAGGAACATCTCAAATGGATGGAAGTATTTTAGTTGTTTCTGCTTATGATGGGTTAATGCCCCAAACGAAAGAACATGTTTTGTTATCTAGACAAATAGGTATTGAAAAGATGATAgtctatttaaataaaatagatatgTGTGAAGATCAGGAATTAGTTGATTTAGTTGAGTTAGAAATACGAGAATTATTATCCTTTCATAAATATGATGGAGATAACGTTCCATTTATAAAAGGATCTGCATTAAAAGCATTAAACGATGATAAATCGGAATACGGAGTTCCTTCTATTTTAAAACTGCTAGATGCATGCGATAATTACATTGATGAACCTAAACGTAAAATTGATTTACCTTTTTTAATGAGCATAGATGATGTTTTGCAAATATCAGGTAAAGGTACAGTTGCAACGGGAAGGGTAGAACAAGGTATGTTGAAGTTGAATGATCAAGTTGAAATTTTAGGAATAAAGGATAAATCAATTAAAACTGTTATTACAGGAATAGAAATGTTTAGAAAAACATTAGATACTGCACAAGCAGGAGATCAAATTGGGGTTATGCTCAAAAATGTGAAGAAAAACGATATATCAAGAGGAATGgttataacaaaaatagcTAACAtgaaaacatataaaaaatttgaaagtGACAtgtatgttttaaaaaatgaagaaggaGGAAGAAAAAATCCTTTTTCTTCTTATTATAGACCACAGGCATATATAAGAACAGCTGATGTTAATTGTGCGGTTATACTAAATGAAGATACTCAAATAGCTAATCCTggtgataatataaaatgtaCAATTGAATTAATGTATCCCTTAGCTTTAGATAATGGATTACGATTTTCTTTAAGAGAAGGAGGAAAAACTGTTGCATCTGGTGTTATTACAAAACTTttataa